The Branchiostoma floridae strain S238N-H82 chromosome 3, Bfl_VNyyK, whole genome shotgun sequence genomic sequence AGACCTTTGCATCAAACCTTTGAAACAGCACTCTGCAACAGCCTTTTCCAACAAAAATTTGAAACAGTACTTTGCAACAGACCTTTCCAACAAACCTTTGAAACAGTACTTTGCAACAGATCTTTGCGATAAACCTTTGCAACAGACCTTTGTAAATTTTCTTTACAGAGTACCTTTGCAACGATTTTTTTCAACAGTCGATCATTTGCGACAGTCTTTTGCAACGGTCCTTTGCAGCAGTCCTTTCCAACAGACTTTTGCAATAGTCCTTCGGTACTTCTTATAGAAGAACTCTACTTCTTACTGAAGAACTGTATTCGTTCGAGACTGTAATCCTCATATAGAAATTCTAAACAATACTAGTACCCTACGTATACACTGAAGGGCTGGTGTGAGTTATTTTTAACGAATTACGCTCAGCATTGACCGACGGTTAACGTTCAGTGTTGACCATCGGTggtcacatactgtacataccTCCGTACCCTTTGAATCTACATCATTATATTCAAATAGTAAATTGAATCACGTAGCAACTTTTGTCTGCCTTATTGTCGAGTAACTTCCGTCCCTGGTCTGTAGGCGTAAGTTGTGCAGCTTTTCTGAAGCGTTTACTGACTTTATTACGTCGTAAAGACAATTAAGGCTCTATCAGAAGATGATAATCTGTGGCATCATCAGCGCCATTCTCGGGCTCGTGTTGTACATAGTGGGGATAGCAACTAACGCTTGGATGTCGGTGGGATATCAAGAGTCCGGACTGTGGCGGGTGTGTGGGACGATCTTTGGAGTGACGCAGTGCGTACCTACGCTAGGTAAGTTAGAGAGTAAAACAGACAGTATAATATAATAAATTTGCATCTAATTATAACTTCCTTTAGACACGCCTGACCGTTGCAATGGCCGAGAGGGTAGAGTGTTCGAGTAgatcgtgagttcgatccccggccgagtcataccaagaCGGTACATGGTACATAAGAGTCACACCTGGTACATAGTATTATGCTTGTTGAACATATACCAATATAATACCAGTGGACTATCTCGGCCCTGCTGTAGAGATTGCACAAAGTTTTGTGGTCAAACGACTTctaaaacggagatgggtgccgccctTTAACTTTTACAACCAAAGGTCTATATAGTAGAACTCAGCTTGATTTCCAAACAACAAGCTagtgaaatgaagaaaaaaaatgagttaACTGTGCTTTCATCGCCACTATCATAATCTCCCAAAAGTTATTATAATAAGGCATGAATAGTAGAACTCAACCTTTCAGAGGCGCACAGATGGTTTTCTGAGACCGGACTGCAACTCGACTTACAAAACAATTGAAAGTAAAAATGCGTTAATTATAACTTTGCTTTAACCGCCAATGTCATTATCACATGAAAGTTATTTTAATAAATCTTGAACAGgcgctacatgtatacaatggaaTAATCGCAGTTGCcaggaaaagaagcaaaatgTTTTGTACCGTAAAAAGAAACCCAAACTGAGTTGAAACATTTTAGAAGGAAATAACATTGTTGCCATGTGACAATGTCGTCCAGAATATTGCATTGCTAAGCCTTATTGACAAACTATTTGCATCACGAAGTCGCCCCAAGATTACTCAAAAGTTAGTGTCTTCTTGTGTGCCTTTCGTCACCTTGTTGTATTCATACAAATAAACTAAATCTACACACTGAAAAAGGGAAACTTCTGAATAAATGGGAAGCATTCAACCAAATCTAGTTTTCGAATCGGAGTCGAAATACGCGTCGATTTAATTTTACCGTTATGCGTTGTTACCATGGCTGTGGTCAAGGTAGGGATTCACGTACAGTTTGCGTTGCTATGTTAAGCGATTTTCTGTTTGCGTTCGTTTGTTGAAACAAGATAAATTGTACCCCCTACTGGCATGTGATGAGGGTCTACGTGAGGACTTGGCAACGGTAAATTTAGGAGAGCCGGCAACGCTTAACGATAGAATTTGGAGCGCCGATAACGCGTAATGGTAAATCTAAGATTGTCGGCAACGCTTAACCTTAAATCTAAAAGGGTCGGTAACGCTTAACGAATAACTAAGATCGCATAACGGTAattttttgattttcaaaatttcctttgtggacaatgtggcactgcacaaGTTAGTAAATTGTTTCAATAGTGCCATATACAAAGTACAGATAGAAGGTATTTTTCCTCCACGAccgaaggtacccattttacaccagAGTGATGTGAGGAaggccgtgtaaagtgcctttccccaagggcacaacgtcgggggtaaGGCGAGCATCAACTGGGTTCCGAGCCCAACACTCtgccagttacgccacacacgacacCATGAACGGTAAATTTGAGAGGACCGTAAGTTTTAGAGCATCGGCTCCAGGCAAGGGATTGACGATAGATTTAAGAGAACGCCGCATAGAAGCCTTTGTCTTTGAGATGAAATGCCTGCGAAAAATCCTCGGCATTTCTTACCTGCAACGCCGGACAAACAGGTCTGTACGCCATCAAGCAGAGGCAGCATGTGGCAAGCAAGAACCACTCCTGTCGACGGTCAAGCGCAGGAAGCTGAACTGGTTCGGCCACATATGCCGACACAACTCCCTCGCTAAAACCACACTACAAGGCACAGTAGCAGGAGGGAGGAAACGAGGTAGGCCAAGGAAGACGTGGCTGGACAATATCAAGACATGGACTGGCCTAAGCACTGAACAGCTCATCAGAGGGCCGGGGCAGAGGACAGAGAGAGATGGGCACGGATTAGTGCTACCggatgtcgtggagcccctacgaccactgaggttacgggccgtgagtgagtgagtgaagttaagagggttgttgttgttgttgttgttaacagGTATCAGTCTGCTGCCTGGTGCTTTTAACGCAGCCCGGGCCTTCGCCGTGATCGGACTTGTGCTGCTCCTCCCCGGCATAGCTGTGGCCTGCTTCGCCGCCAAGAAGAACTCCGACAAAGGCAAAA encodes the following:
- the LOC118411058 gene encoding claudin-18-like; this translates as MIICGIISAILGLVLYIVGIATNAWMSVGYQESGLWRVCGTIFGVTQCVPTLGISLLPGAFNAARAFAVIGLVLLLPGIAVACFAAKKNSDKGKRLVGNDHCWRSGICGALAGAIYAGYAKSYAIAPGVSVPFGYSFYMIWVQALFTWVGGGVITNAGSSDVQVDPEGQ